From Diceros bicornis minor isolate mBicDic1 chromosome 8, mDicBic1.mat.cur, whole genome shotgun sequence, a single genomic window includes:
- the LOC131409267 gene encoding LOW QUALITY PROTEIN: tetraspanin-3-like (The sequence of the model RefSeq protein was modified relative to this genomic sequence to represent the inferred CDS: substituted 1 base at 1 genomic stop codon): MKVQGLGVGGREHRAEGARKAEVWTLGGSQALGLSSGEESGGLPESTICNSCGSCPSLCRDHQPRTKGPAPVLRFFSASPSQRVLDQIQGGTSEEGRSAGGPGGGGPRRLRGGARRAGNCRKRRAGPAVPSGEAPSPLPPRPVSASGSPSRAPAAAGTVGQCGITSLKTVLVFLNLIFWGKAGILCYVGAYVFITYDDYDHFFEDVYTLIPAVVIIAVGALLFIIGLIGCCATIRESRCGLATFVIILLLVFVPEVVVVVLGYVYRAKVENEVDRSIQKVYKTYNGTNPDAASRAIDYVQRQLHCCGIHNYSDWENTDWFKETKNQSVPLSSCRETVSSFNGSLAHPSDLYAEGCEALAVKKLQEMMHVIXAALGMLRACIVLCRSRDPAYELLITGRTYA; encoded by the exons ATGAAggtgcaggggctgggggtgggggggagggagcACAGGGCAGAAGGAGCCAGGAAGGCGGAGGTCTGGACCCTGGGAGGGAGTCAGGCACTGGGCCTCTCCTCGGGAGAGGAGTCAGGAGGCCTTCCTGAGTCAACTATTTGCAACTCTTGTGGCTCCTGTCCCAGCCTCTGCCGAGACCATCAGCCCAGAACCAAGGGACCAGCCCCTGTATTACGCTTCTTCAGTGCTTCCCCTTCCCAAAGGGTACTGGACCAGATACAGGGAGGGACTAGTGAAGAAGG GAGAAGCGCGGGGgggcccggggggggggggccgcggCGGCTGCGCGGAGGAGCGAGGCGCGCCGGGAACTGCCGGAAGCGCCGCGCAGGCCCAGCAGTTCCCAGTGGGGAGGCACCGTCGCCATTGCCGCCTCGCCCGGTGAGCGCGTCCGGCTCGCCGAGCAGGGCCCCAGCGGCCGCCGGCACTGTGGGCCAGTGCGGCATCACCTCCTTGAAGACCGTGCTGGTGTTTCTCAACCTCATCTTCTGGGGAAAAGCTGGCATTTTATGCTATGTGGGAGCCTATGTCTTCATCACTTACGATGACTATGACCACTTCTTTGAAGATGTGTACACTCTCATCCCTGCTGTCGTGATCATAGCTGTGGGAGCCCTGCTTTTCATTATTGGGCTAATTGGCTGCTGCGCCACAATCCGGGAAAGCCGCTGCGGACTCGCCACATTTGTCATCATCCTACTCTTGGTTTTTGTCCCAGAAGTTGTTGTAGTGGTTTTGGGATACGTTTACAGAGCAAAGGTGGAAAATGAGGTTGATCGCAGCATTCAGAAAGTGTATAAGACCTACAACGGAACCAACCCTGATGCTGCTAGCCGGGCTATTGATTATGTACAGAGACAGCTGCACTGTTGTGGAATTCACAACTATTCAGACTGGGAAAATACAGACTGGTTCAAAGAAACCAAAAACCAGAGTGTCCCTCTTAGCAGCTGCAGAGAGACCGTCAGCAGCTTTAATGGCAGTCTGGCCCACCCCTCCGACCTCTATGCTGAGGGGTGTGAGGCTCTAGCTGTGAAGAAGCTGCAAGAAATGATGCATGTTATCTAGGCAGCGCTGGGCATGCTGCGTGCATGCATCGTATTGTGCAGGAGTAGAGATCCTGCTTATGAGCTCCTCATCACCGGCAGAACCTACGCATAG